The following coding sequences lie in one Methylotuvimicrobium alcaliphilum 20Z genomic window:
- the tnpA gene encoding IS66 family insertion sequence element accessory protein TnpA: MALSDKQKHHIEAWQASGLTKSAYCRQVGLSYKTFTRWCRLARQAADSDAPALIPVRLQPESTASGSLSLRWPQGHVLEIPGSVSPHWLGELLQCLA; the protein is encoded by the coding sequence ATGGCATTATCGGACAAACAGAAACATCACATCGAAGCCTGGCAAGCCAGCGGATTGACGAAATCAGCGTATTGCCGTCAGGTCGGTTTAAGCTACAAAACCTTTACCCGTTGGTGCCGATTGGCTCGGCAAGCGGCGGACTCCGATGCGCCTGCATTAATACCGGTCCGGCTGCAACCGGAGTCGACGGCCTCGGGTTCGTTGTCGTTGCGTTGGCCGCAAGGCCACGTTTTGGAAATACCGGGCAGTGTATCGCCACATTGGCTCGGGGAGCTGCTGCAATGTCTGGCTTGA
- a CDS encoding Fic family protein → MQNALKAYDYLSQWQPANKQHLLHAHQVLMAGLLEDAGHYRQGGVGVMSGNQVVHMAPVANQVPRLMADLLNWLQTSDAPALITSCVFHYEFEFIHPFADGNGRMGRLWQTLILSQWQPVFTDIPVESLIHQHQAEYYQALRDSTARSDCAPFIEFMLAIIAVTLQETLANESDSQQKTRVETRVETRVKTPEKILALLAHHPEMALADVAVQLGHSLSTIERAVAKLKQQKRLVYQGPKKGGYWQVVNQEQRDKHGQSNQ, encoded by the coding sequence GTGCAGAACGCACTGAAGGCCTACGATTATCTGAGCCAGTGGCAACCCGCCAATAAACAGCACTTGCTGCACGCGCATCAGGTGTTGATGGCGGGTTTATTAGAAGACGCTGGGCATTACCGCCAAGGCGGTGTGGGCGTTATGTCGGGCAATCAGGTGGTGCACATGGCGCCGGTAGCCAATCAGGTGCCACGGTTAATGGCCGACCTGCTTAACTGGCTGCAAACCAGTGATGCGCCAGCGTTGATCACGAGCTGTGTGTTCCATTACGAGTTTGAATTTATTCATCCCTTTGCCGATGGCAATGGCCGCATGGGGCGTTTGTGGCAAACCTTGATTTTAAGCCAGTGGCAGCCCGTGTTTACCGACATACCCGTTGAAAGCCTGATCCACCAACATCAGGCGGAATACTATCAAGCCCTGCGCGACAGCACAGCCCGCTCGGATTGTGCGCCCTTTATTGAATTTATGTTGGCCATCATTGCTGTAACTCTGCAAGAAACCTTGGCCAACGAATCGGACTCACAGCAAAAAACGAGGGTAGAAACGCGGGTAGAAACGCGGGTAAAAACCCCGGAAAAGATTTTGGCACTACTGGCACACCACCCCGAAATGGCATTAGCCGATGTGGCGGTGCAATTGGGGCATTCGCTCAGTACCATTGAACGCGCCGTTGCCAAACTGAAACAGCAAAAGCGTCTTGTCTATCAGGGCCCTAAAAAGGGTGGCTATTGGCAAGTAGTAAACCAAGAACAGAGGGATAAACATGGTCAGTCAAACCAATGA
- a CDS encoding DUF1016 N-terminal domain-containing protein — MKHEMASVPHEFMSEVKALVEKTRNTIAQEVNQQMTYLYWQLGKRINEEVLQGQRADYGKKIVTSLSRQLTADYGKSFSEKNLRKMMQFSAIFPDENNVAPLMRQLSWTHFTLLIPIADEF, encoded by the coding sequence ATGAAACATGAGATGGCTAGCGTGCCCCATGAGTTCATGTCTGAGGTGAAAGCGTTGGTTGAAAAGACGCGTAATACGATCGCCCAAGAAGTGAACCAGCAAATGACGTATTTATATTGGCAACTTGGAAAGCGAATCAACGAAGAAGTGTTGCAAGGGCAGCGCGCTGACTATGGGAAAAAGATTGTCACATCGCTGTCGCGACAATTGACTGCTGATTACGGCAAGAGTTTTAGCGAGAAAAACCTACGCAAGATGATGCAATTTTCGGCAATTTTTCCGGATGAAAACAATGTCGCACCACTGATGCGACAATTAAGCTGGACCCATTTCACTCTTCTGATCCCCATTGCGGATGAATTTTGA
- a CDS encoding type I restriction-modification system subunit M: MDHSVHNKLISFIWNIADDCLRDVYVRGKYRDVILPMVVLRRLDTLLEPTKEAVLEEVKFQKEEMQATELDDEPLKAASGYVFYNTSKWTLKSLFNTATNNQQILLANFEEYLLGFSDNVKEIIECFNLKSQIRHMASKQVLLDVVEKFVSPYINLTHESVEDPNGNKMPALTNLGMGYVFEELIRKFNEENNEEAGEHFTPREVIELMTHLVFDPVKDRLPLTMTVYDPACGSGGMLTESQNFIEEKYPNDNRDVYLYGKEINDETYAICKSDMMIKGNNPENIREGSTLSTDEFAGTKFDFMLSNPPYGKSWAGEQKHIKDGSDVIDPRFKVNLKDYWGNEEVVDATPRSSDGQLLFLMEMVSKMKDPAVSPLGTRIASVHNGSSLFTGDAGGGESNIRRYIIENDRLDVIVQLPNNLFYNTGITTYIWVLNNNKPESRQGKVQLIDASLLFRKLRKNLGNKNCEFAPEHIEEITHTYLACAEVERQLNDNQDPIGLASKVFNNADFGYYKVSIERPDRRKAQFTPEAIAPLRFDKALSEVMEHLYQEHGERVYDAGFLKSIDKAILSWCEDNDISLNTKAKSKLLDVKHWLSLQAQHRVATELMAAIGQEEYNDYNQFKELVEAQLKAQKTKLSASEKNAILNAVSWYDDSAAKVVKKVVKLSNDKMTELLERYQCTEADLPDFGYYLLKGNEFITYESSADLRDSESIPLAYPAKGEHSAIHQYFVNEVQPHVDEAWLNLDSVKIGYEISFNKYFYRHKPLRSLEEVATDIIHLEQQAEGLIANILGLKNLSEENTV, from the coding sequence ATGGACCACAGTGTACACAATAAGCTGATCTCGTTTATCTGGAATATCGCCGACGACTGTCTGCGCGATGTGTACGTTCGCGGCAAATACCGTGATGTCATTCTGCCTATGGTGGTATTGCGTCGGCTCGATACCCTGCTTGAGCCAACCAAAGAAGCGGTGCTGGAAGAAGTAAAATTTCAGAAAGAAGAAATGCAAGCCACAGAGTTGGACGACGAACCGTTAAAAGCCGCCAGTGGCTATGTGTTTTATAACACGTCCAAGTGGACGCTAAAGTCACTCTTCAATACCGCAACGAACAACCAGCAAATCTTGCTGGCAAACTTTGAAGAATACCTGCTCGGTTTCAGCGACAACGTCAAAGAAATCATTGAATGCTTTAACTTGAAGTCTCAGATTCGCCACATGGCGTCAAAGCAAGTGCTGCTGGATGTCGTCGAAAAGTTTGTCTCGCCTTATATCAATCTAACGCACGAATCCGTTGAAGATCCGAATGGCAACAAAATGCCAGCATTGACCAACCTGGGCATGGGTTATGTGTTTGAAGAGCTGATCCGCAAATTCAACGAAGAAAATAACGAAGAAGCGGGAGAACACTTTACACCCAGGGAAGTGATTGAACTGATGACCCATTTGGTCTTTGACCCGGTAAAAGACCGGCTTCCACTGACCATGACTGTCTACGACCCGGCTTGCGGCAGTGGCGGTATGTTGACCGAATCGCAAAACTTCATCGAAGAAAAATACCCGAACGACAATCGTGATGTGTATCTCTATGGTAAAGAGATCAACGACGAAACCTACGCTATCTGCAAATCCGACATGATGATTAAGGGCAATAACCCGGAAAACATCAGAGAAGGCTCAACCCTGTCTACCGATGAATTTGCCGGTACCAAGTTCGACTTCATGCTGTCCAACCCTCCCTACGGCAAAAGCTGGGCCGGTGAACAGAAGCACATCAAAGACGGTAGTGATGTGATTGACCCGCGTTTCAAAGTAAACCTGAAAGACTACTGGGGCAATGAGGAAGTGGTTGATGCCACGCCTCGCTCCAGTGATGGTCAGCTGCTGTTCCTGATGGAAATGGTCAGCAAGATGAAAGACCCGGCCGTAAGCCCGCTCGGCACCCGTATCGCCTCTGTTCACAATGGTTCGTCACTGTTTACCGGCGATGCCGGTGGTGGCGAAAGCAACATTCGCCGTTACATCATCGAAAACGATAGGCTGGATGTCATCGTGCAATTACCGAATAACCTGTTTTACAACACCGGTATCACCACCTATATCTGGGTTTTGAACAACAACAAACCTGAATCACGCCAAGGTAAGGTGCAGTTAATCGACGCCAGCCTGCTGTTTCGCAAACTGCGCAAAAACCTGGGTAACAAAAACTGCGAATTTGCCCCCGAGCACATTGAAGAAATCACCCATACCTATTTGGCCTGCGCCGAAGTTGAACGCCAACTCAACGACAACCAAGACCCCATTGGCCTGGCCAGCAAGGTGTTTAACAATGCCGACTTTGGCTATTACAAAGTCAGCATTGAGCGCCCTGACCGGCGCAAAGCGCAATTCACGCCAGAGGCCATCGCGCCGCTGCGCTTTGATAAAGCCCTTAGCGAAGTGATGGAGCACCTTTACCAAGAACACGGCGAGCGCGTCTACGACGCCGGCTTTTTAAAATCCATCGACAAAGCCATTCTCAGTTGGTGCGAAGACAACGACATCAGCCTAAACACCAAAGCCAAAAGCAAATTGCTGGATGTGAAACACTGGCTGTCATTGCAAGCCCAGCACCGCGTCGCCACCGAGCTGATGGCCGCCATCGGACAGGAGGAATACAATGACTACAACCAGTTTAAAGAATTAGTCGAAGCCCAACTTAAAGCGCAAAAAACCAAACTGAGCGCCTCAGAGAAAAACGCCATTTTAAACGCCGTAAGCTGGTACGACGACAGCGCCGCCAAGGTGGTGAAAAAAGTGGTTAAACTCAGTAACGACAAAATGACTGAATTGCTCGAACGCTACCAATGCACCGAAGCCGATTTACCCGATTTTGGTTATTATCTGCTCAAGGGCAATGAATTCATCACCTATGAAAGCAGCGCCGACCTGCGCGACAGCGAATCCATCCCGCTGGCTTACCCAGCCAAGGGTGAGCATTCCGCTATTCATCAATACTTTGTGAATGAAGTACAGCCCCATGTCGACGAAGCCTGGCTTAACCTCGATTCGGTGAAAATCGGTTATGAAATCAGCTTTAACAAATACTTTTATCGTCATAAGCCGCTGCGTTCATTAGAGGAAGTTGCAACCGACATTATTCACCTGGAACAGCAGGCGGAAGGGTTGATCGCAAATATTTTGGGTTTAAAAAATCTATCCGAGGAAAACACAGTATGA
- the tnpB gene encoding IS66 family insertion sequence element accessory protein TnpB (TnpB, as the term is used for proteins encoded by IS66 family insertion elements, is considered an accessory protein, since TnpC, encoded by a neighboring gene, is a DDE family transposase.): MSGLIESPAQIWLAVEPVDMRRGIDGLSAIVQQRLGYAPCAGAAFIFRNRAGNRLKVLLWDGNGVWLCQRRLHRGSFTWPKASETVFALSQAQWQWLIAGVDWQRLSASSSADWQV, translated from the coding sequence ATGTCTGGCTTGATTGAGAGTCCGGCGCAAATCTGGCTGGCGGTCGAGCCGGTCGATATGAGGCGGGGCATCGATGGCTTGTCGGCGATTGTCCAACAGCGCTTAGGTTATGCGCCGTGCGCCGGGGCGGCGTTTATTTTTCGTAATCGCGCCGGTAATCGTTTGAAAGTGTTGCTGTGGGACGGCAATGGCGTTTGGCTGTGTCAGCGGCGTCTGCATCGAGGCTCGTTTACCTGGCCCAAGGCCTCCGAAACCGTATTTGCCCTGAGTCAGGCGCAGTGGCAATGGTTGATTGCCGGTGTCGATTGGCAGCGCTTATCGGCGTCATCGTCAGCCGATTGGCAAGTCTAA
- a CDS encoding restriction endonuclease subunit S, translating to MVTIAEMPKYKAYKESGVDWLGLIPEHWDLKPLKHGANVVLGKMLCPSNKGGYFLRQYLKSKNIQWLKVDVSSVDEMWFSKEELDLYKLEIGDLVLSEGGEVGKTCIWQGELAECYIQNSAHRVRMFEENNNRFFLYQMYSCGNRGYFDAIVNRVSIAHLTREKLVNVKFVFPIQHEQALIAKYLDQKTAQIDEAIAIKQQQISLLKERKQIIVQQAVTQGLDPNVPMKDSGVDWIGMIPAHWEVRRSKFLFTQRKEKAWKEDVQLSATQAYGVIPQEQYEELTGKRVVKILFHLDKRKHVEKDDFVISMRSFQGGLERAWSQGCIRSSYVVLKASEKIDPSFYGYLLKLPSYIKALQQTASFIRDGQDLNFDNFSQVDLFIPPIEEQAMIANYIDAFMKSSDEGSILLEQQIEKLKEYKTTLINSAVTGKIKITQEMVEQ from the coding sequence ATGGTAACTATTGCAGAAATGCCGAAGTATAAGGCTTATAAGGAATCTGGTGTGGATTGGCTTGGTCTTATTCCTGAACACTGGGATTTAAAGCCACTCAAGCATGGTGCCAATGTAGTTCTAGGTAAGATGTTATGCCCATCCAATAAAGGTGGATACTTTTTAAGGCAATACCTCAAGTCAAAGAATATCCAATGGCTGAAAGTTGATGTTAGCTCGGTAGATGAAATGTGGTTTTCTAAAGAGGAGCTAGATCTATACAAACTTGAGATTGGCGATTTGGTTCTTAGTGAGGGTGGAGAAGTAGGCAAAACTTGCATTTGGCAAGGTGAACTAGCGGAATGCTATATACAAAATTCTGCGCACAGAGTCAGAATGTTTGAAGAGAATAATAATAGGTTTTTCCTTTATCAAATGTATTCTTGTGGAAATAGAGGTTATTTTGATGCAATCGTAAATCGCGTAAGCATTGCACATTTGACTAGAGAAAAGCTCGTTAATGTGAAATTTGTTTTTCCGATTCAGCACGAACAGGCTCTCATTGCCAAATACCTAGACCAAAAAACCGCCCAAATCGACGAAGCCATTGCCATCAAGCAGCAGCAAATCAGCTTGCTCAAAGAGCGCAAGCAAATCATCGTTCAGCAAGCGGTCACGCAAGGCCTCGACCCCAACGTACCCATGAAAGATTCGGGCGTGGATTGGATTGGGATGATTCCAGCGCATTGGGAAGTTCGTCGAAGTAAATTTTTGTTTACACAGCGAAAGGAAAAAGCTTGGAAGGAAGATGTGCAATTATCAGCAACTCAGGCTTACGGGGTAATACCGCAAGAACAATATGAAGAATTGACTGGTAAGAGAGTTGTTAAAATCCTGTTCCACCTAGATAAAAGAAAACACGTTGAAAAAGATGATTTCGTTATAAGTATGAGAAGTTTTCAGGGGGGACTGGAAAGGGCGTGGTCACAAGGTTGTATTCGTTCCTCGTATGTGGTTCTTAAAGCTTCAGAAAAAATAGATCCTTCATTTTATGGGTATCTATTGAAACTGCCCTCATACATCAAAGCACTGCAGCAGACAGCAAGTTTTATTAGAGATGGGCAAGATCTTAACTTTGACAATTTTTCTCAAGTTGACCTATTTATTCCCCCAATTGAGGAGCAAGCTATGATTGCAAATTACATTGATGCTTTTATGAAGTCTTCGGATGAAGGATCGATTCTTTTAGAACAGCAAATAGAAAAACTCAAAGAATACAAAACCACCCTGATCAACAGCGCCGTGACAGGCAAGATCAAGATCACGCAAGAAATGGTCGAGCAATAG
- the tnpC gene encoding IS66 family transposase, producing MNPLAELDQLNLEPAAKNHVAALLQALLDQAAQDAKTIEAKDLKIGALTYELAYYKRIRFSTKSEALAPLQRDVFEEAFDTDIAAIQAEVEQLQDDPAGDTAGRPKRPRAGRQPLPDHLPRIEHRHEPESCTCGQCGKDLVKIGEDVTEQLDVEPAKFFVHRHIRPQYACRTCETVTAAPIPPAVIDGGMAAVGLLTWVLIGKFLDHLPLYRLEQIAARSGVILSRSTLADWVGRLGVALEPLAERLAWHLRQRDSLHADETPVSQLDPGNGKTKKAYLWAYRSNDLQPGPKILVFDYQAGRSGRHAQRFLQDWHGHLLVDDYSGYKALFATARAHPESSCLLEPCVELACWAHVRRKFFDLYQANQSPIAQEALNRIAVLYAVEADARELTSLGRQTLRAEKSLPALTDLHDWLHQTRLRTAPNTASAKAIDHALKRWPALTRYAETGDLPIDNNPVENAIRPIALGKKNWLFAGSERAGQRAAVIQTLLGTAKLNGLDPAAWLNETLEKLPTWPNSRIDELLPFDRGD from the coding sequence ATGAATCCACTGGCTGAACTTGATCAATTGAACCTAGAGCCCGCCGCGAAAAATCATGTCGCGGCGTTGCTTCAGGCGCTTCTTGATCAAGCCGCTCAGGACGCCAAAACCATTGAGGCTAAAGACCTCAAAATCGGCGCCCTGACCTACGAATTGGCCTATTACAAGCGTATCCGCTTCAGCACCAAGAGCGAAGCGCTGGCACCGCTGCAACGCGACGTATTCGAGGAAGCCTTCGATACCGACATTGCCGCTATCCAAGCCGAGGTCGAGCAGCTTCAAGACGACCCGGCGGGTGATACTGCGGGTCGCCCCAAACGTCCGCGCGCCGGCCGCCAACCCTTACCGGATCATTTGCCCCGCATCGAGCACCGTCACGAACCCGAATCCTGCACTTGCGGTCAATGCGGCAAGGACTTGGTCAAGATCGGCGAAGACGTCACCGAACAACTGGATGTCGAGCCGGCCAAATTCTTTGTCCATCGTCATATCCGCCCGCAATATGCCTGCCGGACTTGCGAAACCGTCACGGCGGCACCGATTCCTCCGGCCGTGATCGACGGCGGTATGGCGGCAGTCGGCTTGCTGACCTGGGTGCTGATCGGCAAATTCCTCGATCACTTGCCGTTGTACCGACTGGAACAGATCGCCGCCCGCAGCGGTGTGATCTTGTCCCGCTCGACACTGGCCGATTGGGTCGGACGCCTCGGCGTCGCCCTGGAGCCCTTGGCGGAACGCCTGGCTTGGCATCTAAGGCAACGCGATAGCTTGCATGCCGACGAAACCCCCGTTTCGCAACTGGATCCCGGCAACGGCAAAACCAAGAAAGCCTATTTATGGGCTTATCGCAGCAACGACTTGCAACCCGGCCCCAAGATCCTCGTCTTCGACTACCAAGCCGGTCGCAGTGGCCGGCATGCGCAGCGCTTTCTACAAGACTGGCATGGTCACCTGCTGGTCGATGACTACAGTGGCTACAAAGCCCTGTTTGCGACGGCGCGTGCGCATCCCGAATCGTCTTGCCTACTCGAGCCGTGCGTCGAACTGGCGTGCTGGGCGCATGTGCGCCGAAAATTCTTCGATCTGTATCAGGCCAATCAGAGCCCGATCGCGCAGGAGGCGTTAAATCGTATCGCGGTCTTATATGCGGTAGAAGCCGACGCGCGGGAACTGACGTCCCTAGGACGCCAAACCCTTCGGGCCGAAAAAAGCCTGCCGGCACTCACGGACTTACACGACTGGCTGCACCAAACCCGGTTGCGCACCGCACCGAATACCGCGTCCGCCAAAGCCATCGATCACGCGTTAAAACGCTGGCCAGCCCTGACGCGTTACGCCGAAACCGGCGATTTACCGATCGACAACAATCCGGTAGAAAACGCCATCCGACCCATTGCCCTGGGCAAAAAAAACTGGCTGTTCGCGGGATCCGAACGTGCCGGCCAACGGGCCGCCGTCATTCAAACCCTGCTCGGCACCGCCAAACTCAATGGACTTGATCCGGCCGCTTGGTTAAATGAAACCCTGGAAAAACTACCCACCTGGCCCAATAGCCGGATCGACGAATTGTTGCCGTTCGACCGCGGGGATTAA
- a CDS encoding DUF4268 domain-containing protein, with translation MNHQTNRISPVKTKKFSELGFTERKHLQEWLAHQPDALGEELLIIQKEFDGFDDTRERLDLLALDKDGNLVIIENKLDDSGRDMVWQALKYASYCASLTKAQIVEIYQQYLDRYEPVTGEVDLLNAPQSASSRICEFLDAPDLDELKLNLGNSQRIMLVAANFRKEVTSTALWLLGQGISIACFKITPYSLGEQLLINIDQIIPTPEAKELMIGINAKEAEEKSTEVVLKNRHTVRREYWERALEAFQKSPCQLYNNISPSNDHWLSAGSGLSGCPYNLIFLQKELRVELSISRSETEDNKFLFDYLLGQKADLEQRFGNALHWMRLDDKKMSRIQFCVEVDGYNKETWPKAVAWHLEQMSKFEQALKGSLQKAAEALKQHHLAGSEHAL, from the coding sequence GTGAATCATCAAACCAACAGAATCAGTCCGGTTAAAACGAAGAAGTTTAGTGAATTGGGCTTTACCGAGCGCAAGCACCTTCAGGAATGGTTAGCACACCAGCCTGACGCACTCGGCGAAGAGCTGTTGATTATTCAAAAGGAGTTCGATGGTTTTGATGATACCCGTGAACGCTTGGATTTACTGGCGCTCGATAAAGATGGCAACCTAGTCATTATTGAAAACAAGCTGGATGACAGTGGCCGCGATATGGTTTGGCAGGCGCTTAAATACGCTTCTTATTGCGCCAGCCTGACCAAGGCACAAATTGTTGAGATTTACCAGCAGTACTTGGACCGCTATGAACCAGTGACAGGAGAAGTTGACCTGTTAAATGCCCCTCAAAGTGCCTCAAGCCGAATTTGCGAGTTCTTGGATGCGCCTGATTTGGATGAGTTAAAGCTCAACCTGGGGAATAGCCAGCGCATTATGTTAGTTGCGGCAAACTTTCGCAAAGAAGTGACCAGCACCGCACTGTGGTTATTGGGCCAAGGGATTAGCATCGCCTGCTTCAAAATCACCCCCTATTCACTGGGTGAGCAGCTACTGATTAATATTGACCAGATTATCCCGACACCAGAAGCCAAAGAACTGATGATTGGCATTAATGCCAAAGAAGCGGAAGAAAAAAGTACCGAAGTGGTATTAAAAAACCGTCATACCGTTCGCCGGGAATACTGGGAACGCGCCTTAGAGGCTTTTCAGAAAAGCCCTTGTCAACTTTATAACAATATTAGCCCTAGCAATGACCATTGGTTATCAGCCGGTTCTGGTTTGAGCGGTTGCCCTTACAACCTGATTTTTCTGCAAAAAGAACTACGGGTTGAACTGTCGATCAGCCGCAGTGAAACCGAGGATAATAAATTCTTGTTCGATTATTTGCTGGGCCAAAAAGCTGATCTCGAACAAAGATTTGGGAATGCTCTGCACTGGATGCGGCTAGACGATAAAAAGATGTCTCGTATCCAGTTCTGCGTTGAGGTAGATGGCTACAACAAAGAGACTTGGCCAAAAGCCGTCGCCTGGCATCTTGAACAGATGAGTAAATTTGAACAAGCCTTAAAAGGTAGCCTACAAAAGGCGGCAGAGGCACTGAAACAACACCATCTAGCAGGTAGTGAACATGCTCTATAA